One window of the Spirochaetia bacterium 38H-sp genome contains the following:
- a CDS encoding SDR family oxidoreductase, protein MNVVITGSTRGLGRALAEEFLKQGDTVFITGRTDDNIKKILPSLENIGTVYYLACDVRSPEHVRLLAQRAWELMGSVDIWINNAGITQDSTHLWEATPDEYQKVIKTNLLGSMYGSREAFLRMKEQGYGHIFNMEGWGSDGKHMDRLNLYGTSKAALRYFTLGFSKEVKGSGVNISLLSPGMMFTDLLINDKDKTNQNKLKIYKILADPPEIVAGFFVENIKRGIKNGRRLAWLTFPKILFRFLTAPARIKKSQEYLRKNIF, encoded by the coding sequence ATGAATGTTGTTATAACAGGTTCTACAAGAGGTTTGGGAAGAGCTTTGGCAGAAGAGTTTTTAAAGCAAGGGGATACTGTTTTTATCACTGGAAGAACAGATGACAACATAAAAAAGATCCTGCCATCTTTAGAAAATATTGGCACAGTGTATTATCTAGCCTGTGATGTTAGGAGTCCAGAGCATGTCAGACTCCTAGCGCAAAGAGCATGGGAGCTTATGGGCTCTGTTGATATATGGATAAACAATGCGGGCATTACCCAGGATTCCACCCATTTATGGGAAGCTACTCCGGATGAATATCAAAAGGTAATAAAGACCAATCTTCTGGGAAGCATGTATGGAAGCAGAGAAGCCTTTCTCCGAATGAAAGAACAGGGATACGGTCATATATTCAATATGGAGGGCTGGGGTAGCGATGGTAAGCATATGGATAGGCTTAACCTGTATGGTACAAGCAAAGCTGCCTTAAGATATTTTACCCTCGGCTTTTCCAAAGAGGTTAAGGGAAGCGGAGTTAATATTTCTTTGCTCAGTCCTGGTATGATGTTTACTGATTTGCTTATAAACGATAAAGATAAAACCAATCAAAACAAGCTTAAAATATACAAAATTCTTGCGGATCCGCCCGAGATAGTTGCCGGTTTTTTTGTTGAAAACATAAAGAGAGGTATTAAAAATGGTAGGAGGCTTGCATGGCTTACCTTTCCTAAGATTCTTTTTAGATTTTTGACTGCCCCTGCAAGGATAAAAAAATCTCAGGAATATTTAAGAAAAAATATTTTCTGA